Within Deinococcus actinosclerus, the genomic segment CCGCCCAGGTCACGCGCCAGTCCTGCAGGATCCAGACCTTGATCAGGATGGGCAGCACGTACCCGGCCAGGGCGTTGCGGCCCGGGATGGTCAGCGGGGCCAGCAGCGCCGCGCCGCGCGGCACGCGGCCCGAGTCGGCGATCAGCCAGGTCAGCAGCAGGGCCAGGGTGCCCAGGCCCGCCGCGTACAGGATGTACGGGGGTGTCCAGAGGGTCTTGCTCAGCGGCAGGTGCCCGCTGGCCGCCCAGCCGAAGCCCGCGGCGCTCAGGATCAGGCCCAGGCCCAGCAGTTTGGCGGGCGCGCGCGGGTCGCGCACGGACAGGACGCGCGCGGCGACACTGCCCAGCAGCACGAGCGCGGTGGTGGGAATCACGGAGAGCAGGCCGCGCAGGCCCAGCGGGTTCAGGACGGCGTCGTTCAGGGCCTGCACGGGGTTGCTGGTCTCACTGACCACCCCCACCCCGCCGGGGTGCGCGCCGAGTGTCAGGAACGCGGCGTACCCGGCGAGCAGCAGCGCCGCGATCAGCAGGCGGGTGCGGCTACGCAGGTCGCCGGGCAGCGCGGCGAACAGGGTGGCCAGCGCGATGAGTTGCAGCACCCCCAGCCCCAGCGTGAGGTGGTGGGTGGTGACGCTCGTCTCGAAGGCGCCCAGCAGGTACAGCAGCGCGGCGCGTTCCAGCAGGCGGCGGGTGCGGGCCGCGCCGGTCAGGCCCGCGCGGGTCATAGCGGCCTGCGAGAACGGCAGGGCCGCCCCGGCGCAGTAGAGAAACCACGGGAAGACGAGGTCCGTGAGGGTCAGCCCGCCGAACGGCGCGTGCATGAGCTGCTCCGGCGTGGCGCTGCCCAGCGCGACGTTGTTCACGAGCAGCATGAGCAGCACGGTCGCGCCGCGGAAGGCGTCCAGTGCGGTCAGGCGGGGCCGCGCGGCGCGGGGTGGGGCGCCGCCCTGGAGGTCGGGGGTGGGATCGCTGTGGCCGGTGGTGGGGGGCGGGGCCGGGAGCGTCATGCGCGCACGCTAGTCCTCTCATGAGCCGCGCAGGTGACTGAAATTTCCGGGTTGGGTGAGTCGTGTGAGCCACCCCCACAGGGCGCGCTGAACAGGCGTTCAGCACGGCGAAATACGCTAGATTTCCTCGCGTGACCCTTCACTGGCGGGACCTGACGTCCGCGCGGCGCACGCGGCTGCCGGCGGTGCGCGGCGCGGTGGCGCGCGAGCGGCTGCTGGCGGCGCTGGACGCCCGCGTGCTTCTCGTGACCGCACCGGCCGGGTACGGCAAGACGACGGCGCTGGCAGGCGCGGCGACGGGTCGGCCCGGTCCAGTCGCGTGGCTGACGCTGGACGGCGACGACGCCGATCCGCTGGTGCTGGCGGCCAGCCTGTCACTGGCGGTGCAGGCGCTGCCCGGGGGCGCGCGGCCCGGGGACGCGCTGGGCGCCGGGGCGTCGCCGCGCCGGGTGGCGGGACTGGTGGCGGACGTGCTCGACGACTGCGGGGCGCTGCTCGTGCTGGACGAGGCGCAGGTGCTGTCGGGCTCGGCGGGGACGGAGGTGCTGGGCGGGCTGCTCGCGCCGGGCGAGGGGCGGCTGGCGCTGCTGTCACGCACCGCGCTGGACCTGCCGGAACTGGCGCGGCTGGAGGTCTCGGGGGACGCGGCGCGGCTCTCGGCGGCGGAACTGGCGTTCACCCCGGCCGAGATCGCGGCGCTGTTCGCGGCGCAGGGCCTGACCCTGACGGGCGCGGAGGTCCGCACGGCACACGCGGTGACCGAGGGCTGGCCGATCGCGGCGCGCTTCCTGGCGCAGGCGGCGGCGCAGGGCCGCGTGACGCTGGCGGACCTGGCGGACTTGGAGGGCGGGGACGCGCCGCTGGGGACGCTGTTCACGTACC encodes:
- a CDS encoding heparan-alpha-glucosaminide N-acetyltransferase domain-containing protein, which encodes MTLPAPPPTTGHSDPTPDLQGGAPPRAARPRLTALDAFRGATVLLMLLVNNVALGSATPEQLMHAPFGGLTLTDLVFPWFLYCAGAALPFSQAAMTRAGLTGAARTRRLLERAALLYLLGAFETSVTTHHLTLGLGVLQLIALATLFAALPGDLRSRTRLLIAALLLAGYAAFLTLGAHPGGVGVVSETSNPVQALNDAVLNPLGLRGLLSVIPTTALVLLGSVAARVLSVRDPRAPAKLLGLGLILSAAGFGWAASGHLPLSKTLWTPPYILYAAGLGTLALLLTWLIADSGRVPRGAALLAPLTIPGRNALAGYVLPILIKVWILQDWRVTWAGSAQPMGAALLTLAQRHLGAVGGGWTYTLGYVAAVWLGLAWMARRDLILKL